One window from the genome of Entelurus aequoreus isolate RoL-2023_Sb linkage group LG04, RoL_Eaeq_v1.1, whole genome shotgun sequence encodes:
- the rtn4rl2b gene encoding reticulon-4 receptor-like 2b — protein sequence METRRTRRTSSRASHNFKSGLSLWLILWLVVVKPSSVAPCPRLCVCYPTPMTVSCQSQNLTIVPAGVPYDSQRVFLQNNRITELRADSFGFETQVLWLYGNNITLIEAGAFSNLRVLEELDLGDNPSLRHLEGGAFRGLEKLQSLHMHRCKLAMLPHDLFLKLYSLQFLYLQDNQLHILQDDLFSDLVNLTHLFLHGNRIRALSENVFRGLVNLDRLLLHDNRIRQVNRRSFRDLGRLTILYLFNNSLAELPGQAMKDTQGIQFLRLNDNPWSCGCEARPLWEWFRKARIASSELLCLSPSQRRGQDLRFLRELDFALCPMPDPGSLAGTTTTSFSTKTRWWFSKNKPASKALYKKNTETGKALPKHLPKTIFEASKYELSEAEVALPKLDTEEYWANYGNEDASIRCFEPECGPGYENPAFASSFSSLAPSPVLLHPLFFSIVTFFLHFLFG from the exons ATGGAGACCCGTCGCACTCGGAGGACTTCCAGCAGAGCATCCCACAACTTCAAGA GTGGACTGTCCCTGTGGCTGATCCTGTGGCTGGTGGTAGTCAAGCCCAGCAGTGTGGCGCCATGCCCCAGGCTTTGTGTGTGTTACCCGACACCCATGACGGTCAGCTGCCAGTCCCAGAACCTCACCATCGTGCCAGCCGGCGTGCCCTACGACTCGCAACGTGTGTTCCTGCAAAACAATCGCATCACCGAGCTCCGTGCCGACTCCTTTGGCTTTGAGACGCAG GTGCTTTGGCTTTACGGCAATAACATCACATTGATTGAGGCCGGGGCCTTTAGCAACCTAAGGGTTCTGGAGGAGCTGGACCTGGGTGACAACCCCTCACTTCGGCACCTTGAAGGCGGAGCGTTCAGGGGGTTGGAGAAGTTGCAGAGCTTGCACATGCACCGTTGCAAGTTGGCCATGTTGCCCCATGACCTCTTCCTCAAGCTCTACAGTCTACAGTTTCTCTACTTGCAG GACAATCAACTTCACATTCTGCAGGATGACCTGTTCTCAGATCTGGTCAACCTCACCCATCTATTTCTCCACGGCAACCGCATCCGCGCCCTGTCTGAGAATGTTTTTCGAGGCTTGGTCAATCTGGACCGCCTGCTCCTCCACGACAACCGAATCCGGCAGGTGAACCGTCGCTCTTTCCGCGATCTGGGCCGCCTGACCATTCTTTACCTGTTCAACAACTCCCTGGCTGAGTTGCCAGGACAGGCCATGAAAGACACTCAAGGCATTCAGTTCCTCCGCCTCAATGACAACCCCTGGTCCTGCGGTTGCGAGGCCCGTCCTCTCTGGGAGTGGTTCCGTAAGGCTCGTATCGCCTCCTCTGAGTTGCTGTGCTTGTCGCCATCCCAGCGTCGCGGGCAAGACCTCCGATTCCTCCGGGAGCTGGACTTCGCCCTCTGCCCCATGCCTGACCCTGGCTCTCTGGCTGGTACCACCACGACCTCTTTCAGCACCAAGACCCGCTGGTGGTTCTCCAAGAACAAGCCCGCCTCCAAGGCGTTGTACAAGAAGAACACAGAGACAGGGAAGGCATTACCAAAGCATCTTCCCAAAACCATCTTTGAAGCTTCAAAGTATGAACTATCTGAGGCCGAGGTGGCTCTCCCAAAGCTCGACACAGAAGAGTACTGGGCCAACTATGGCAACGAAGATGCCTCCATCCGCTGCTTTGAGCCGGAGTGCGGCCCAGGCTATGAAAATCCAGCGTTTGCCTCCTCCTTCTCATCCTTAGCTCCCAGTCCGGTCCTCCTCCACCCTCTCTTCTTCTCCATTGTCACATTCTTCCTCCATTTCCTTTTTGGTTGA